ATCAAACACGCGCTTCATCGAGGGGCAGCCATGACTATCTTTTGACGAATTCAATATTCTAGTCTTACCTCCTGTGAGATACTGTTTGCTCCAGAAGAATCTGTCCGAAAGTGAACAACTACCTCGATCTGTTTCATGGATGTCTGCTGTACATGCGCTAGTAGTACTCCTGTCGTGCCTATGCCGTACTCGGTATTCCGTTCAAATTTTGATCCCCCGTTTGCATTCCCGCTACACCAGAAGGATTCCCTTCCGCTCCCGCCGGCTACGTGGCGACGGCCGTCCAGTAGCTGGTCATGCAGGCGCTCGCCGGCGTGCCGATGATCCGCGCCCACTCCCAGCCGCCGcgcccctccgccgcccgccgcagcTCCGCCAGCTGCACGCCACAGAATCAAAGCCCCGGTAAGCAATTCGTTCCCGTGCCCCGCCAATCAAGTACTGTAATATGATTCACGCGACGCGACGAGGATCAGGGGCCAGTAGTGTGAGCTTTGCCTCGCTTGCTTACCCGGCCGTCGCGCAGCTCGAAGACCACCGCGTCCTCCGAGAACGGCACCGGCCGCACGGCTGCCACCTGTTCGTCAAATTGCCTGGCCGCCATTAGCGACTCCCATTACCGAGAAAATAGCAACGAAGGAAGATGAGGGAGAAGGACACCGTAATCTAGGGTGTTTGCGGCTCAGACCTTTTCGTCGCAGCTTCCCCTGAAGCTGCTCGCGTAGTGTGCGTCTGCGGCGTGGGCGCAGCTCTGCTCGCGGCCGCCGATCATGTCCGGCGCCGTGGTGGATGGTTCCGACGGGTGCCCATGGCTCGTCCATCCCCATGTCCGCTTGTCCAGGTGCCGCCGGTAGACCTGCCCGTCAGACCCGACCACGAACAGCTGGGCGCCGTCAAAGCAAGGCCCTGGGGCTACTACAAGGGTGACGTCCCGGTGGGGAGTCCCGTGCTCGATCCACTCCCATCCGTCCTGTGGACTGAAATGGTACTCCACGAGCCCGCCGTGCTCGGATAACATGAAGATGGAGCCGGTGAGGGAGAGAGGGGACGGTCTCATGGCTGTCCCGGGAGATCTTGCGAGGACGAGGTGAGGTGATTGGTAGTGCCTGTGCCATAGCTCTGTAATTCTGTTATACTGGTACATGCGACCGTTGCGTCCAACCACGAAGATGATGTTTCTTCTAAACACCTCCTGATCCACGATGAATGCAATCTTTGTATCGGGAGGGCTGTGGCAGTCCCTCCACTTGAATTTACGCAATGCAACCTGCAAAATATTCAAAAGAACTTCGTTATGATTGCGTTTTTCACCTAAGTTAAGAAACTTAGCAAACTTGCCTgactaaaataaaatgaatgctTCTTGATATACGTCACATTTTATATTAAATTTATTGCGAGCTCATATCTTTAAGATTGCACCTGAATAACTGTGGAAAGAATGGATGgtacaagaaaagaaaattaattacTTGATTGATAGAAATCAGGAACCCGACTCTTACTTTTATAATGGAGGTGGTGGTACATTTCATATCTTCTATGAAATTTCTACTCTGGAAGGTTAGAGTATATGACTGCTACATGTATCCTGATGTTGAATTTTCTTGTGCCTGCTCTCTAGCTATAAACTCCTACCGTGAATTCTTTAACTACATCTGTACTCTAGGTCAATGTGTGATGCATATACATGAAATTATCTTGAGCCATACATTCATAATTTCCTTGTATGGAAAAAACCCTTTGCTTATTGTTATGCAGgaccttttccttttctttttcaaggAGCTGTGCAGGACTTTGGGTAGCAGATAAAACTAATACCTTTCGCTGATAAAGGTGCGTGCATTCAATCTTGGATAATTGCAGTAGGTTGTATAAAAATGGCACATTTTAAGTTTTATGTTATCTTATAAGGCTAGCATTAATTAAAGAAATAAAACATGTTTGAACTTCTACCGTGAACTGTAGCAATCTGCCTCTTTTGTTAACGAAGAAAAGCGCATCATCTGTTGTCACTCTGCGTGATAAACCAGGGATGCCATCCCATGGAGCCCCACTGGCAACCTGTCTTCCCTTCCTCATTGCTGTGCAATTAATCCATAAGAGTTCGTCTCCGTTTCTTTCTCTAATATGTAAGCTACCATGAACATCGACAAGATACAAGCTGCCGTTGTAGCTTCCTAGTGTACCTTTCATGGCTGTAGTGTGCTCATGTCTTAGCCATAGCCACACACCATTGCTGTTTAGATATTCCAAAGTTAATCCGTTATCTGTTATGAGGAAAAGTGATCTATCTGCATGCATTACCCTCATATGAAAGCTAAGATATATGCTTCGTGATAGAATGTTGTATGATTCTGTTTCATCACTGTCATGACTATGAACACATAGGTAGTGTTGCTTCTTTTCTGCTTTGCGCCTTCTAGGCGGGGCATTGCTCAAGTTGGTTGGTTCTGTATCTGCAGCTACATTCACTGCTCCGGTAATACAGTTTGTCGGCCCATGCTCTTCAGTGCAATAGTCCGCATTCCAACCTTCTGTTTCTGGTGTATCTAGGATAGACCACTCGTACTTGTTTGACACTTTCCTTCTTATGCTATTCTGTTGATTTGGGCCAAAATGACCACCTCCCATACCAGGTAAATGCAGCTCTCCAAGCCTGCCATCATCTAGTTGGAATATCATTCTGCCAACTTGAACCTGTAAACCTCGGACGTTTCGTGCGACTTCTGCATGGTCAGGGGACATGTGATTTACCCATAGTCCTCTGATCTTGTTGCTTTGAGCCCCACCTTGTCCAGTGAAAAAGATAAACAATGTCAACTTATGTTCtgcttggaagttggaacatTAAGAATTAGTATGATTTGAAGTTACAATttattcaaaataaaaagtttACAGAAATGATATAGTCCTAGGCAAGAAGCCAAAGTTGTAccatgtttatttttattgttgACAAAAGAAGATCATACAACATCATATCAAGACCTTAATGTGGCATATACTTTTTATAAGAAGATTTTAATTGCTGCAGATTCGCTTTACTTGAAGTACGTCCTGAACTAGCATCTTCATAATTATGGTTTATTTCTATCTTTCAACTTGAAAGAAGTAAAGGACAAATCTGTAACTGGATAAATGGTTCTCTGTTGAGAAGTATCTGCAAATTCAACGTAATTTGAATGACCTCATGACACAAGAAATAAAGATCTCTGAAGTCCAAAGGAGGAGTTTATACCTGTATATTTTGGAAACTGATACTCAAATACTTTTCCTGTGGTTGTCGTAAAAAACATTGAAGTTGCATCATTAGATTCATCCTTTTGAATTTCTGTAATTGAGCTGAGTCTTTGACTCTTAGGTGCTCCATGTTTATCCCACTTCCACTTCCTTCTATGCAACCGCCGCTCCACTAAAATACCATCCTGCCAATCTATAAATACCTTTAGCAATTGAATGTATAAATTAAATTTTGCTCTTTTGATGAAACAGGGCCTTAGTTTCCTAGCCATGACATGGTCTTACTTTAACAGCTAgcaaacattttttgttattGTTTAATTCTTTTCAACTTATTCTTTGGTGGGAacttatcattttttttgcccATGAAGCTtaaagttactccctccgttccttaatataaggcacgcacgcattttaagattttgctttgaccaccaattagaccaacaaaatgtgaattatgtattgtaaaaattataccgtcggaaacttctttcagatatgaatctagtggtataatttttataacacgtaattcacattttgttagtctaattgatggtcaaagttggacCTCGAAATGCGTGGGCGCCTTATATtatagaacggagggagtattatttatcTTGAGCTATGTAGCGGATGATATTTGTCGCACTGTTATGATTGACTTAGCATCTTGGTGCTATTCTGCTATAAGATATTCAGCTAAGATTCATAACTATCAGGAACACATGACATAATATATTGTTCTCAAATTATAAAAGTTCAACTTCGCTTTGGGTGTTTACATTTGACGTACATGTTATGCAGATGGGTACCCACGAAATATAAAATATTGCCATATAAGCTTGGATCCAGTAAATTGCttctgataaaaaaaaatcttacatACCTTGGTTATCAGAAAAAGTGATACTGAATTAGATCCCAAGAGACCATGTAAAACACACCCGACAGATGAGCTCAgcgagacattttttgttgtctGTTCATTCCATATATGCTTTTTCCATGATGGCTTCGTTTCTTTGTCAAATTCATATAGGTCTCCAGTAGAACTGCACTGCATTATCCCATCTTAGCATTGGAGTACATGATCAAATATATCATACAAGTATATCAAGTCTTGGAGGAACAACATAGATGTGTATGGTGTTGATTTGTCTGAGAAGGTTGATATATGAATTGTTTAACCTATCCTCCTAGTTTTATGTTTAATGTACCCATAGAGCTGGGGTAGAAAATATGTCAAGAAAAGTGGGAGGAACACATTTGATTTTACTTGCACCCCTCTTTTCTGTAGAAGTTTTTCTTGGTTTGAGTCATTTAACCTGGCATTTTTTGAACCATTTTTTTGCTTCTATAATAGGTAGAAAAGGTACCCCATACCTTACTGTGAACACGGTCCCTGGTCTTGCGTTTTCAGCATCAGATATATATGATACATCCGCTCCTGGAGGACGCCCGTGGCAATTCCACCTGTTGCATCAGTAGCATTCATCAATTACTTTTTAAAATAGGCCATGGTAATAGTAGTGGCTTGCCAGAAATTTTTCTACTGATTAGTACACTGATATGAAAGCTGAAAAATGACTTTTCTTAAGCAAAATATTAGTTTGTATAGGCTTTGCCCAGGCTCGAGGAGCAGACTGACTCCGCCACTGGTAATAGTAATAAAAGAAGCTGCAGAATGTTTGATTTCCATAAATAGGTTATAGGAAGTTTGGCAACTTTACAATACGAAACATTGTCTTCACTGAATTAACCTAAACTTTGGTCAAAACTACAAATGTACTGTTTGCATTCTAGTCCGGAAAAtgatatataaataaaaagtcaTCACCCTTTAGTCTACCATGCCTTCATTTTTGTAAAGTCAATTACTGAGCACCCATTTAATACTATAATGTAACTGTTTTAAAAAGATTGAATGTTTTTTCCTTGAATAAATTATTCCAGGATCCATAGTTCACCATGGAACACACATCATTGCCCAGATATACTCAATTAACCTCATATTAAAATTTTAAAGTCCAAAAGAGAGAAATCTGAAATAGTAGCTGAGGCTGCAACCTGTTTGTTAATACGATTCAATAATATAAATAAGGGGAAACCTTTACTTTACCCCTGAGTTTTTGTTTACTATATATGGTCAGACACAAATATTTATACATTTTCTCGTTTTCTACTGGGTTTTATGTTGAAACACCactaattaaaaaaagaataaagatatatatatatatatatatatatatatatatatatatatatatatatatatatatatatatatatatatatgagatCACATATGGCCTGTAGTTGATCCACTTTATTTTAATTCAGGCACAACAATAGACATAGATTTAAGGAACCATGATTTTTAATGTCCTCTTTATAATGTCGATTTTGAGTAAAACATCGCATGTGAAAGCTTTTATTAGAATTTTCTTCTGTGTTtgcatttgaatttttgagCAAGATACTACAGGCAAGCAAGAGGATGAAGTTCAACAGTAAAGACTCATACCTTAGAGGCTGAAGTTCTGTGACCTCAAGTAGGGACCCATTCATGATAGAAAGGAAAAGTTTCCTGATTGAGAAAGAATAAATTCTTTCAATCAGTGTATGTTGGTAATTCCAAATTAACTAGATAGCCCCCTTATGTGCACAAGTTGACCTTAGAAGAAAGCATCAGGGCAGATATTCACCTTCCATTATGTGATACAATCCCATTTTTTATGTGCGTAGCTTGGCTTTGTGTCTTCTCCCCAAGGTTTGTGAAATGTTGTTCGGAGGTGAATGTCATCTCTGTCCAGATAGGCTGGGCATGCTCATTTAGCTGTAGCTGAAATGATGTAGAGCTATTACCTATTAGAGTGAAAGCATAATCGGAAGAAGCTAATATGCATTCCGAAGTCTATTTCACTTCAGGTTATAGATTTTACTCTTTGATAAAACTGGATAGAATAGATGATTTCATGCTGAATTGTACAGCATCTCATCTTATGTTTCAGATAATTAGGAGATGCAAATAGAGTGACCTGAAACCTTTTTAGAAGATAGAAAGAAACCAGTACAGTCTAACCAGTGGTTCTAAAATAAGCATGATATTACAGTAGGTTCTTATCTCCTTCCTCTTTTGTTCCTTTTATAACATTGTGTATACAACTCTTGTTCCTCCTTTATGTATATGTCTCAACTTCTCCTATAAGTTGTGAACACATGGTTGTAGGAAAGTCACTCCATACAAGTAAAAAGGAAGTAATACCGGCTGTATGTTCGAAAAAGGGTATACACTACAGTACAAACTACTGTTCTATTGAAGAGCTCAAACGGTttaagattaaaaaaatacatcagTGATCTGTATGAGAGACAGTAAGAGTAGTGATATGATCTAGAAGATCAGAACCACAAGTCTGAATAAGTTAGGTCTACTGTATATTAGAGTTAGGCTAAGGGGACGCA
The Brachypodium distachyon strain Bd21 chromosome 2, Brachypodium_distachyon_v3.0, whole genome shotgun sequence genome window above contains:
- the LOC100831527 gene encoding uncharacterized protein LOC100831527 isoform X4, which produces MTFTSEQHFTNLGEKTQSQATHIKNGIVSHNGRKLFLSIMNGSLLEVTELQPLRWNCHGRPPGADVSYISDAENARPGTVFTVSSTGDLYEFDKETKPSWKKHIWNEQTTKNVSLSSSVGCVLHGLLGSNSVSLFLITKDGILVERRLHRRKWKWDKHGAPKSQRLSSITEIQKDESNDATSMFFTTTTGKVFEYQFPKYTEHKLTLFIFFTGQGGAQSNKIRGLWVNHMSPDHAEVARNVRGLQVQVGRMIFQLDDGRLGELHLPGMGGGHFGPNQQNSIRRKVSNKYEWSILDTPETEGWNADYCTEEHGPTNCITGAVNVAADTEPTNLSNAPPRRRKAEKKQHYLCVHSHDSDETESYNILSRSIYLSFHMRVMHADRSLFLITDNGLTLEYLNSNGVWLWLRHEHTTAMKGTLGSYNGSLYLVDVHGSLHIRERNGDELLWINCTAMRKGRQVASGAPWDGIPGLSRRVTTDDALFFVNKRGRLLQFTVALRKFKWRDCHSPPDTKIAFIVDQEVFRRNIIFVVGRNGRMYQYNRITELWHRHYQSPHLVLARSPGTAMRPSPLSLTGSIFMLSEHGGLVEYHFSPQDGWEWIEHGTPHRDVTLVVAPGPCFDGAQLFVVGSDGQVYRRHLDKRTWGWTSHGHPSEPSTTAPDMIGGREQSCAHAADAHYASSFRGSCDEKVAAVRPVPFSEDAVVFELRDGRLAELRRAAEGRGGWEWARIIGTPASACMTSYWTAVAT
- the LOC100831527 gene encoding uncharacterized protein LOC100831527 isoform X2; this translates as MAMNGPSYRLLSWFLCFVACILMESAVSVHAWCPLHPNLRREAEFKQKTNKFWEYQEQSNTWVEISMPFNLMSCINGTCTKVGSIEQPERKHGRASISSQEKDTDPVLPIRRRISLARMSESSVWVTGQSGSIYERFWNGVMWVIAPHELPTSAGYATATFIVNTTILALSEAGILYQLQLNEHAQPIWTEMTFTSEQHFTNLGEKTQSQATHIKNGIVSHNGRKLFLSIMNGSLLEVTELQPLRWNCHGRPPGADVSYISDAENARPGTVFTVSSTGDLYEFDKETKPSWKKHIWNEQTTKNVSLSSSVGCVLHGLLGSNSVSLFLITKDGILVERRLHRRKWKWDKHGAPKSQRLSSITEIQKDESNDATSMFFTTTTGKVFEYQFPKYTGGAQSNKIRGLWVNHMSPDHAEVARNVRGLQVQVGRMIFQLDDGRLGELHLPGMGGGHFGPNQQNSIRRKVSNKYEWSILDTPETEGWNADYCTEEHGPTNCITGAVNVAADTEPTNLSNAPPRRRKAEKKQHYLCVHSHDSDETESYNILSRSIYLSFHMRVMHADRSLFLITDNGLTLEYLNSNGVWLWLRHEHTTAMKGTLGSYNGSLYLVDVHGSLHIRERNGDELLWINCTAMRKGRQVASGAPWDGIPGLSRRVTTDDALFFVNKRGRLLQFTVALRKFKWRDCHSPPDTKIAFIVDQEVFRRNIIFVVGRNGRMYQYNRITELWHRHYQSPHLVLARSPGTAMRPSPLSLTGSIFMLSEHGGLVEYHFSPQDGWEWIEHGTPHRDVTLVVAPGPCFDGAQLFVVGSDGQVYRRHLDKRTWGWTSHGHPSEPSTTAPDMIGGREQSCAHAADAHYASSFRGSCDEKVAAVRPVPFSEDAVVFELRDGRLAELRRAAEGRGGWEWARIIGTPASACMTSYWTAVAT
- the LOC100831527 gene encoding uncharacterized protein LOC100831527 isoform X3, whose product is MSESSVWVTGQSGSIYERFWNGVMWVIAPHELPTSAGYATATFIVNTTILALSEAGILYQLQLNEHAQPIWTEMTFTSEQHFTNLGEKTQSQATHIKNGIVSHNGRKLFLSIMNGSLLEVTELQPLRWNCHGRPPGADVSYISDAENARPGTVFTVSSTGDLYEFDKETKPSWKKHIWNEQTTKNVSLSSSVGCVLHGLLGSNSVSLFLITKDGILVERRLHRRKWKWDKHGAPKSQRLSSITEIQKDESNDATSMFFTTTTGKVFEYQFPKYTEHKLTLFIFFTGQGGAQSNKIRGLWVNHMSPDHAEVARNVRGLQVQVGRMIFQLDDGRLGELHLPGMGGGHFGPNQQNSIRRKVSNKYEWSILDTPETEGWNADYCTEEHGPTNCITGAVNVAADTEPTNLSNAPPRRRKAEKKQHYLCVHSHDSDETESYNILSRSIYLSFHMRVMHADRSLFLITDNGLTLEYLNSNGVWLWLRHEHTTAMKGTLGSYNGSLYLVDVHGSLHIRERNGDELLWINCTAMRKGRQVASGAPWDGIPGLSRRVTTDDALFFVNKRGRLLQFTVALRKFKWRDCHSPPDTKIAFIVDQEVFRRNIIFVVGRNGRMYQYNRITELWHRHYQSPHLVLARSPGTAMRPSPLSLTGSIFMLSEHGGLVEYHFSPQDGWEWIEHGTPHRDVTLVVAPGPCFDGAQLFVVGSDGQVYRRHLDKRTWGWTSHGHPSEPSTTAPDMIGGREQSCAHAADAHYASSFRGSCDEKVAAVRPVPFSEDAVVFELRDGRLAELRRAAEGRGGWEWARIIGTPASACMTSYWTAVAT
- the LOC100831527 gene encoding uncharacterized protein LOC100831527 isoform X1, with the protein product MAMNGPSYRLLSWFLCFVACILMESAVSVHAWCPLHPNLRREAEFKQKTNKFWEYQEQSNTWVEISMPFNLMSCINGTCTKVGSIEQPERKHGRASISSQEKDTDPVLPIRRRISLARMSESSVWVTGQSGSIYERFWNGVMWVIAPHELPTSAGYATATFIVNTTILALSEAGILYQLQLNEHAQPIWTEMTFTSEQHFTNLGEKTQSQATHIKNGIVSHNGRKLFLSIMNGSLLEVTELQPLRWNCHGRPPGADVSYISDAENARPGTVFTVSSTGDLYEFDKETKPSWKKHIWNEQTTKNVSLSSSVGCVLHGLLGSNSVSLFLITKDGILVERRLHRRKWKWDKHGAPKSQRLSSITEIQKDESNDATSMFFTTTTGKVFEYQFPKYTEHKLTLFIFFTGQGGAQSNKIRGLWVNHMSPDHAEVARNVRGLQVQVGRMIFQLDDGRLGELHLPGMGGGHFGPNQQNSIRRKVSNKYEWSILDTPETEGWNADYCTEEHGPTNCITGAVNVAADTEPTNLSNAPPRRRKAEKKQHYLCVHSHDSDETESYNILSRSIYLSFHMRVMHADRSLFLITDNGLTLEYLNSNGVWLWLRHEHTTAMKGTLGSYNGSLYLVDVHGSLHIRERNGDELLWINCTAMRKGRQVASGAPWDGIPGLSRRVTTDDALFFVNKRGRLLQFTVALRKFKWRDCHSPPDTKIAFIVDQEVFRRNIIFVVGRNGRMYQYNRITELWHRHYQSPHLVLARSPGTAMRPSPLSLTGSIFMLSEHGGLVEYHFSPQDGWEWIEHGTPHRDVTLVVAPGPCFDGAQLFVVGSDGQVYRRHLDKRTWGWTSHGHPSEPSTTAPDMIGGREQSCAHAADAHYASSFRGSCDEKVAAVRPVPFSEDAVVFELRDGRLAELRRAAEGRGGWEWARIIGTPASACMTSYWTAVAT